Proteins encoded within one genomic window of Flavobacteriales bacterium:
- the typA gene encoding translational GTPase TypA, with protein sequence MQSIRNIAIIAHVDHGKTTLVDKIIQSCEILDSRKDTVELILDNNDLERERGITILSKNVSVTYKDVKINIIDTPGHADFGGEVERVLKMADGVLLLVDAFEGPMPQTRFVLGKAIELGLKPIVVVNKVDKENCTPDIVNEAVFELMFNLEAEEDQLDFTTIYGSSKMGWMNTDWKNPNDNIFPLLDAILENIPEAPYNEGTPQMQITSLDYSSFKGRIAIGRVFRGDLSTGKDYLLCKKGNQKKVRIKELFVFSGLGREQVQTVRSGDLCAIIGLDDFEIGDTLADLENPEAMSRIKVDEPTMSMLFTINNSPFFGKEGKFVTSRHLRDRLYKETEKNLALKVEATDTEDKFNVYGRGILHLSVLIETMRREGYELQVGKPQVIIKEIDGQKHEPFETLVIDVPENFSGKAIELVTQRKGDLLVMEPKGDLQHLEFDIPSRGLIGLRNNMLTSTSGQAVMTHRFREYKPYKGEIPSRLKGSLISSEQGPATPFALNRLQDRGRFFVAPADVIYKGQVIGEHSRDNDLEVNLVKGKQLTNMRKSGTDDAMKIAPKIQFSLEEAMEYIAEDEYLEVTPESLRMRKI encoded by the coding sequence ATGCAATCAATAAGAAACATAGCAATTATTGCTCATGTTGACCATGGTAAAACTACGCTAGTCGATAAGATAATTCAATCGTGCGAAATATTAGACAGTAGAAAAGATACAGTTGAACTTATACTAGATAATAACGATTTAGAAAGAGAAAGAGGAATTACAATTCTGTCTAAAAACGTTTCTGTAACTTATAAAGATGTAAAAATAAACATTATTGATACTCCAGGTCACGCCGATTTTGGCGGAGAAGTAGAACGTGTATTAAAAATGGCAGATGGTGTACTTCTATTAGTTGATGCTTTTGAAGGCCCAATGCCGCAAACACGATTTGTTTTAGGAAAAGCTATCGAACTTGGATTAAAACCTATTGTTGTTGTCAATAAAGTAGACAAAGAAAATTGTACTCCTGATATTGTCAATGAAGCAGTTTTTGAGTTGATGTTTAACCTAGAAGCTGAAGAAGATCAATTAGACTTCACTACTATTTATGGTTCGTCTAAGATGGGATGGATGAATACCGATTGGAAAAATCCAAATGACAACATATTTCCTCTTTTAGATGCCATTCTAGAAAATATACCTGAAGCTCCTTATAATGAAGGAACTCCTCAAATGCAGATTACTTCTCTTGATTATTCTTCATTCAAAGGACGTATTGCTATTGGTAGAGTTTTTAGAGGTGACTTAAGTACTGGCAAAGACTACCTGCTTTGCAAAAAAGGAAACCAAAAGAAAGTCCGTATAAAAGAATTATTTGTTTTTAGTGGATTAGGTAGGGAGCAAGTACAAACTGTTCGTAGTGGCGATTTATGTGCTATAATAGGCTTAGATGATTTTGAGATTGGTGATACACTTGCTGATTTAGAAAACCCTGAAGCCATGTCACGAATAAAAGTGGATGAACCAACCATGAGTATGTTGTTTACCATTAACAATTCTCCATTTTTTGGAAAAGAAGGAAAATTTGTCACTTCAAGACACCTGAGAGATAGACTTTATAAAGAAACTGAAAAGAACTTGGCACTAAAGGTTGAGGCTACCGATACTGAAGATAAATTTAATGTATATGGAAGAGGTATACTTCACTTATCAGTATTAATAGAAACAATGAGGAGAGAAGGCTATGAACTTCAAGTCGGAAAGCCTCAGGTTATCATTAAAGAAATAGATGGGCAAAAGCATGAGCCATTTGAAACATTAGTGATTGACGTTCCAGAAAACTTTTCTGGAAAAGCAATAGAACTTGTTACTCAACGAAAAGGTGACCTCTTGGTTATGGAACCAAAAGGCGATTTACAACATTTGGAATTTGATATACCTTCAAGAGGTTTAATCGGATTAAGAAATAATATGCTGACCTCTACTTCAGGTCAAGCTGTAATGACTCACCGATTTAGAGAATACAAACCTTACAAAGGGGAAATTCCTTCAAGGTTAAAGGGTTCTTTAATTTCTTCAGAACAAGGTCCAGCTACTCCTTTTGCATTAAATAGATTACAAGATAGAGGGCGATTCTTTGTAGCTCCTGCTGATGTAATATACAAAGGACAAGTAATTGGAGAACACTCGAGAGATAACGA